CTGCCAGCCCGCTATCACCGCCATCCTCTCCCGGTTCCTAAGCACCGCTGGGTGGGCGATTGGCGTCAAGCTATTGCTAAGGGGCGCTTGCCGGGCGTATTAGGGTCAACCATCAAGTCTTTTTTGAAGAAGGGCGAGTCTTTTTTACTCTTCCTTCCCCATATCGCCTTGATGGAAGAACTCGAAAAAATTCTCCATAAGTATTTTAAGCAAGTAAGCTTTACCAGTGTTTCCTCTAAAGATCCCGATCGGATTGAAAAGGTGGCCGCCATGCGTGAAAAAACTTATCAGTTTTTACTGACGACCACCATTTTAGAGCGGGGCGTGACCTTTCCCGGCATTCACATCATTGTTTTAGGGAGTGAGGACCGGGTCTTTAACACTTCTTCTTTGGTTCAGATTGCTGGACGGGTAGGACGCAAACCTGACCAAGCCAGCGGGCAGGTGTATTTCCTTCATGAGGGGAAAACCAAGGCCAGCTTGCAAGCAGTCAAGCAGATTCAGTGGCTAAATCAAGAAGCTAGGAAGCGGGGCTTGATTGATGAGTGAGTGCTTATTATGTCAGGAAAATTTCAAAGAAAAGCTAACTTTAAAAGAGCTCTTCACTTGGAAAAGCTGGGAGCCTAGTATTATTTGTCCGTCTTGCCAAGCGGATTTTCATTATTTAAAGGGGCCACGTTGTCAGCAATGTAGCCGGGAATGGGGAGAAGGAGACTATTGCCTTGACTGTTTGACCTGGCAAAAAGAGGATGGCTGGTATTTTCGCAATTATTCGCTCTGCGCTTATAATGGAGTTTTTAAAAACTGGCTACATACTCTGAAAAGTAAGGGCGATGTCAGGGTGGCCGGCTTATTTACTCAAGAACTCAAAAAGATTAGAGGCGATTATCCCGGATACACCTGGTTAGCCATCCCTGGCTCAAGTGCAAAGTTTAAAAAACGTGGTTTTCATCAAAGTGAGCTTATTTTGGACCAGGCGGGTATTCCCTACCAACGCTTAATCCACCTAGCTGGATCCAAAAAGAAACAGGCCCAGTTGAACCGTCAAGAGCGCTTAGCTAACCAACGCCAGATCGAACGCTTGACAGAAGGGCCACTCCCTCAAAAAATTCTTCTATTTGACGATGTTTATACGACCGGTGCGACTATCCACCAAGTGGCCCGTTTTTTAGAATCTTTTGGGGTAGAAGAAATCACTTCGCTTACGCTGGGACGTTAGGGAAAACTGCCTTATGACTTGAATTAAAGCGCTATCTAACATATAATATAAGTAGTAAGAAAGAAGCTTATTAAGGGCTTCTGCCAGACCATGTTTGGCTTAGGAAGGATGAGTAATTATGTTTACTTACAATGTTCGCGGAGAAAATATTGAAATCACTCCTGCTATCCGTGATTATGCAGAGAATAAGATTTCAAAAATCGAGAAATACTTTAAAGACGCTCCGGATACAACCGTCTATGTGAATGCCAAAGTCTACCAAAACGGAGAGGCTAAAGCAGAAGTTACCGTTCCCCTACCACGTTTAACCTTACGGGCTGAAGAAACCTCACAAGATCTTTACGGTAGCATTGACTTAGTGGTTGATAAACTCGAACGCCAAGTGAAGAAATATAAAACTCGGATTAACCGTAAATCACGTGAAAAAGGCATTTCTGACGTGATGTTTACTGAAAACAATCAAGAAGACAGTAAAGATGACAATGACAGTAATATTGAAATTGTCCGTACCAAGAGTATTGCGGTAAAACCAATGAGCGCAGAAGAAGCGGTCTTACAAATGGAAATGTTAGGACACTCATTCTTTATTTATGAAGATGCTGAAAGCGAAAGCGTGTCCTTAGTCTACAAACGCCATAATGGTAAGTACGGTTTAATCGAAATCGAAAAAGACATCGTTAATGAATAAGAGATTTTTAAGTCAGAAGCTGGGTCACTTTGATCCAGCTTTTTTGAATGGAAAGACTTAAAGTTTACCAGGGAAATCTCTTCTGACTAGCTGGCGGAAGCTGAAAAGAATGAGGCCGCTAGAATATAAAAAATGATTTCATTTAGCCGAGACGAGCTGCTTCTGTTACAATCAATGGGGAAGTTTTTCTTGTTTTCATAGCTATAAAAAAATGCTAGAATAATAAAGATACCTTATTTATGCAAGGAATACGAGTAGATTAAGGAGAATTCCATGGCCAACATTTTAAGAAAAATGTTTGATAACGATAAAAGAGAATTAAAACGTTTCAATAAACAAGCAAAAAAAGTGGAAGCACTTGCTGATAAATACAGTGAGTATTCCGATGAACAACTACGGGCAAAAACCACCTCTTTCCGTGAACGCCTCGCTTATGGGGAGAGCCTAGAAGATATCTTAGTAGAAGCCTTTGCCACTGTTCGAGAA
The nucleotide sequence above comes from Aerococcus urinae. Encoded proteins:
- a CDS encoding ComF family protein codes for the protein MSECLLCQENFKEKLTLKELFTWKSWEPSIICPSCQADFHYLKGPRCQQCSREWGEGDYCLDCLTWQKEDGWYFRNYSLCAYNGVFKNWLHTLKSKGDVRVAGLFTQELKKIRGDYPGYTWLAIPGSSAKFKKRGFHQSELILDQAGIPYQRLIHLAGSKKKQAQLNRQERLANQRQIERLTEGPLPQKILLFDDVYTTGATIHQVARFLESFGVEEITSLTLGR
- the hpf gene encoding ribosome hibernation-promoting factor, HPF/YfiA family; the encoded protein is MFTYNVRGENIEITPAIRDYAENKISKIEKYFKDAPDTTVYVNAKVYQNGEAKAEVTVPLPRLTLRAEETSQDLYGSIDLVVDKLERQVKKYKTRINRKSREKGISDVMFTENNQEDSKDDNDSNIEIVRTKSIAVKPMSAEEAVLQMEMLGHSFFIYEDAESESVSLVYKRHNGKYGLIEIEKDIVNE